CTCTAATTAGAATAATTTAACACTTAATTTATTAAGCTACTAATTTTATTATCCCTTAAATATTTGTGAAGAACCAAATTTTTTAGGCATTTCAAACTTTACACTCCAATTGAAATTTATTTACAAGAGGGAAAAAGTATAATGGAAATATCAAAAATACTTAAACATGACTATAAAACTATATTGAGAGAAGTTAATAATAGAAAACACTTACTATTAAATTCTAAAACTATTATTCATATATCTTCTATAGAAGAACATATATGTAATCTTTTAAATAAAAATCCTAAAGTTTGTAATAAATGCTATAAGTTTAAAAGAAATACTTGTACCTATGATTATGTTGTATATGATAGTAAGTATGCACAAGAAGATTATGATAAAAGAAATAAGAGAGGTGCAGGTAGTAAGCAAATATTATTCTTGGACTTTGTTAGTAAATGTTTAAATAAAAATCAACCTATATCACATATAGTGGCAATGATATATAGGAAATTTAATAAAACTTTAAGTAGGCAAACAATATATAATTGGGTAGAAAAAGGTGTTATTAAATATAACAAGAAAAAAATTAAGAAAAAGAAAACTATTAAATTAATTTCTGACTATACACAACAAATGATAAATAAAAGAGAAAGATTAAAAGGAAGAGAATACGAAGACTTTATAGAATATACAAAAGAAAATAATAATTCTATAATAACTGAAATAGATTTAGTAGAAGGGATGAAGGGATCTAATACGTATTTATTTACGATGTTTATTCCGAGTATACAATTTGTATTCATTTTTAAAATAAAGAATAAGTTTCCTACAAGTGTTGCTAAAGTATTTGATTGGATAGAGAAAAGAATAGGACATAAGAATTTTAAAAGGTTGTTTGAAGTACTTTTAGCAGATCAAGGAAGTGAGTTTTTAAATCATGAAATAATAACAAAAAGTATTTATGACTCTTATACAAGAAGATGTAAAATATTTTATTGTGAAGCAGGTAAACCGTATCAAAAAGGAAATGTTGAAAATATACATAGAATATTAAGGAGATATATACCTAAAGGGGTAGATTTATATAATTATTCACAAGATGATATAAATTTCATAGTATCAAATATTAATAGTTTGTATAAACCTAAATATAAAAATAAATCCCCTATAGAGCTATTTAAAGAAAGGTTTTCTAAAATCATTCTTAACAAACTATCTATAGAGGAAATTGAATCATAAGATATTATTATAACGACATATAATAAATCTTTAAAATTATGATAGCATATTTATAAAAAAAATAAAATATAAAAATGGGCATTTGGGGTTTACAAAAAAATTAAAATAAAAATTTTTTAGGCATTTTAAACTTTACACTCCATTTTATAAAATTTTACTTTTTATTTTTTTCTATTTATGCTAATATATATATATATATAGTGAGGTGCTTTATGATGAGAGTTTCAAAAAAAATTTTAATAAGTTTAACGAGTTTAATTATATTTTGTGGTAAGGGAACGATTGCATTATCTGCTATAACAGAAGGAAGTGCTACCGGAGATTCTATAGCTATAGGGACTAGTTCAACAACAACTTCTGAAGGTAATATTTCAATAGGTAAAAATAGTAAATCACAAGGAAGAGGTTCAGTTACTATAGGGGAAAATGCAGAAGTTTCAAATGAAGCAGGTAATGCAACTAAAGATGGAAATGCTGGAATAGCAATAGGTTATGGAGCTAAAGTCAAGGTAAAAACTAATGGAACAGAAGGAAATCCTGATAGATTTGCAAGTATAGCAATAGGTAATAGTTCTGAAACTACTGGAAGAAATGCAATGGCTTTTGGTTATGGCTCAAAAGCTAGTGGTTCAGATTCTATTTCAATTGGGGTAAGTTCTAAAACAACTGGTGATAGAAGTGTAAGTTTAGGAAGAAGAGCAAATGCAGAAGGTGATACATCTTTAGCTTTAGGAGTAGAGACAAATGCAAAAGGGAAAAGTGCTACAGCAATAGGTTATACAGCTAAATCAGAAGGTGATTATTCTATTGCTTTAGGTTATGGAACAAAATCAAAAACTGATAGTTCTATTTCTATAGGGTATTCTGCAAGTTCAGAAGGAAATAAAGGAATAGCTATAGGATTCTACTCAAAAGCAAGTGCTGATGATTCAATGGCAATAGGAAGATCTGCAAAAGCTTACCATAAACAATCAGTAGCATTAGGTTATGGTGGAGCAACAATAGAAGATAATACAATATCAGTGGCATATAAAGATCCAAACCTTGCACCATCAAAACAAACAATACTTTACAGAAAAATTGTAGGTCTTGCAGATGGTGTAAATGATCACGATGCAGTAAATGTTTCACAACTTAAAGGATTAGAAAGTTCTTTAATTTCTAAAATTAATGCTTTTTCTATGACTGAGGTAAAAGCAAATGCTGGAATTTCTTCAGCTATGGCAATGGCAGCATTACCTCAACCTACAGGGAAAGGAATAAGTTTAGGGGCATCTGTTGGTATGTATAGGGGACAAACTTCTTATGCATTAGGTATTAGTGGTACTGAAGGGAATGTTAGATATAATATAAATACATCATTAACATCAAAAGCTAATGTAGGATTTTCAGCAGGTATTGGATATACATTTAAAGAAAAAGAAGAAGTAAAAGAAACAAACGAAGTTAAATTACTTAAATCTGAAATAAATAGTCTAAATGAAACAATTAAACAATTATTAAATAGAATTGAAAAATTGGAACAAAAATAAAA
This Pseudostreptobacillus hongkongensis DNA region includes the following protein-coding sequences:
- a CDS encoding YadA-like family protein produces the protein MMRVSKKILISLTSLIIFCGKGTIALSAITEGSATGDSIAIGTSSTTTSEGNISIGKNSKSQGRGSVTIGENAEVSNEAGNATKDGNAGIAIGYGAKVKVKTNGTEGNPDRFASIAIGNSSETTGRNAMAFGYGSKASGSDSISIGVSSKTTGDRSVSLGRRANAEGDTSLALGVETNAKGKSATAIGYTAKSEGDYSIALGYGTKSKTDSSISIGYSASSEGNKGIAIGFYSKASADDSMAIGRSAKAYHKQSVALGYGGATIEDNTISVAYKDPNLAPSKQTILYRKIVGLADGVNDHDAVNVSQLKGLESSLISKINAFSMTEVKANAGISSAMAMAALPQPTGKGISLGASVGMYRGQTSYALGISGTEGNVRYNINTSLTSKANVGFSAGIGYTFKEKEEVKETNEVKLLKSEINSLNETIKQLLNRIEKLEQK
- a CDS encoding IS30 family transposase, with the translated sequence MEISKILKHDYKTILREVNNRKHLLLNSKTIIHISSIEEHICNLLNKNPKVCNKCYKFKRNTCTYDYVVYDSKYAQEDYDKRNKRGAGSKQILFLDFVSKCLNKNQPISHIVAMIYRKFNKTLSRQTIYNWVEKGVIKYNKKKIKKKKTIKLISDYTQQMINKRERLKGREYEDFIEYTKENNNSIITEIDLVEGMKGSNTYLFTMFIPSIQFVFIFKIKNKFPTSVAKVFDWIEKRIGHKNFKRLFEVLLADQGSEFLNHEIITKSIYDSYTRRCKIFYCEAGKPYQKGNVENIHRILRRYIPKGVDLYNYSQDDINFIVSNINSLYKPKYKNKSPIELFKERFSKIILNKLSIEEIES